A DNA window from Candidatus Hydrogenedens sp. contains the following coding sequences:
- the nqrF gene encoding NADH:ubiquinone reductase (Na(+)-transporting) subunit F codes for MQTVLLGMLMFSLIVLTLAIFLMIAKAKLVASGNVKIIINDDPNKALTAPVGGTLLTTLANQKIFIPSACGGKGSCGVCKVVVKEGGGSLLPTEQTHINRGLAKKGYRLACQVKVKQDIKIELPPEIFEVRQWKCKVKSNRSVATFIKELVLQLPEGEEVPFRAGGYIQIQCPPYKISYKDFDIEPQFRDVWDKFKLWDIVAVNEEHVTRAYSMANYPDEKGIIMLNVRIALPPPNAKGIPPGIMSSYIFSLKPGDEVTISGPFGEFFAKETNREMCFIGGGAGMAPMRSHIFDQFKRLKTKRKVTFWYGARSKREIFYEDDFNMIQRENENFQWHIALSEPLPEDNWTGLTGFIHQVLHDEYLKNHPAPEDIEYYICGPPLMLSACLNMLHSLGVEDDMIAYDNFG; via the coding sequence ATGCAAACAGTATTGCTTGGAATGTTAATGTTCTCATTAATTGTGCTAACGCTGGCTATTTTTTTAATGATTGCAAAAGCAAAATTAGTAGCCTCGGGTAATGTAAAAATTATCATTAATGACGACCCGAACAAAGCATTAACGGCTCCTGTCGGAGGAACGCTTTTAACCACCCTTGCAAATCAGAAAATATTTATTCCTTCTGCTTGCGGAGGTAAAGGAAGTTGTGGTGTTTGTAAAGTGGTCGTGAAAGAAGGTGGCGGTTCCCTGCTTCCCACAGAACAAACACACATTAACCGTGGTTTGGCAAAAAAAGGGTACCGACTCGCTTGTCAGGTAAAAGTAAAACAAGACATCAAAATAGAATTACCACCGGAAATTTTTGAAGTTCGCCAGTGGAAATGTAAGGTCAAATCCAATCGTAGTGTGGCAACCTTCATTAAAGAATTGGTACTACAATTACCGGAAGGAGAGGAAGTCCCGTTCCGTGCCGGTGGTTATATTCAAATTCAGTGTCCACCTTATAAAATCTCATACAAAGACTTTGATATTGAACCCCAATTCCGCGATGTATGGGATAAGTTCAAATTATGGGATATCGTCGCAGTTAACGAGGAGCATGTAACGCGAGCCTATTCAATGGCAAATTATCCCGATGAAAAAGGGATTATCATGCTCAATGTTCGTATTGCATTACCTCCTCCGAATGCAAAAGGGATACCACCAGGTATTATGTCCTCCTATATTTTCAGTTTAAAACCTGGTGATGAAGTTACAATCTCCGGTCCCTTCGGTGAATTCTTTGCAAAAGAAACCAATCGTGAGATGTGCTTCATTGGTGGTGGTGCCGGTATGGCTCCTATGCGTTCCCATATCTTCGACCAGTTCAAACGCCTAAAAACAAAGCGTAAGGTAACTTTCTGGTATGGAGCACGGAGCAAACGGGAAATCTTCTACGAAGACGATTTCAATATGATTCAAAGAGAAAATGAAAATTTCCAATGGCATATTGCCCTTTCCGAACCCTTACCCGAAGATAACTGGACAGGACTGACGGGCTTTATTCATCAAGTTCTACATGATGAATACTTAAAAAATCATCCTGCACCTGAGGATATTGAATATTACATCTGCGGACCTCCTCTCATGTTGTCTGCATGTCTGAACATGCTTCATAGTTTAGGTGTTGAGGACGATATGATTGCTTACGATAATTTTGGATAA
- a CDS encoding sialidase family protein, with the protein MNKHLLCIVVLLIVPLTSFAERWVHPAVEMLDIEHKPPFVTLSDGSLGTIDADGFRVSKDDGKTWSEPVPVCKGLDVEEPASYYLLRTKNNTLIFVYLNFTGKKFDWDEKTKEPREGCKLEVWSIRSLDEGKTWIDNQCILDGYNTNFFALIQTRSGRVIVPLDHLTSNPGHFMVCSVYSDDEGKTWHRSNWIDIGGHGHHDGAMEPTLAELSDGRLLMLIRTPLDQFWQAISENDGKYWRIIQPSGIKASNSPGYLLRLSSGKLVLVWNQLNPEGRDFPKSDMHQHTEFPSSWHREELSIAFSDDDGKTWTKPVVIARQPGGQLSYPYIFERRPGELWIIPGFAFQKMWDDPLPLRMKISIDTFLNSTKQ; encoded by the coding sequence ATGAATAAACATTTACTCTGTATAGTAGTTTTATTAATCGTTCCTCTGACTTCTTTTGCAGAACGATGGGTTCACCCTGCAGTAGAAATGCTGGATATTGAGCATAAACCTCCGTTTGTAACTCTTTCGGATGGCAGTCTGGGAACTATTGATGCAGATGGTTTTCGCGTAAGTAAGGACGATGGAAAAACATGGTCGGAACCTGTCCCTGTTTGCAAAGGATTAGATGTTGAAGAGCCGGCTTCTTATTACCTCTTACGAACAAAAAACAATACTCTCATTTTTGTTTATCTGAATTTTACAGGCAAAAAATTCGACTGGGATGAAAAAACCAAAGAACCCCGTGAAGGTTGTAAGTTAGAAGTCTGGTCAATACGCAGTCTCGATGAAGGAAAAACATGGATAGATAATCAATGTATCCTTGATGGCTATAACACAAATTTTTTTGCTTTGATACAAACCCGTTCTGGAAGGGTTATTGTGCCATTGGACCATTTAACCAGCAATCCCGGGCATTTTATGGTATGTTCCGTTTATTCCGATGATGAAGGGAAAACCTGGCATAGAAGCAATTGGATAGATATAGGTGGACACGGACACCACGATGGAGCTATGGAACCTACATTAGCAGAATTGAGTGATGGTCGGCTCCTTATGTTAATTCGAACCCCATTAGACCAATTTTGGCAGGCTATCTCTGAAAATGACGGTAAATATTGGCGGATTATTCAGCCCAGTGGAATAAAGGCAAGCAATTCTCCCGGATATTTATTGCGATTGTCCTCCGGTAAACTTGTGCTTGTTTGGAACCAACTAAACCCTGAAGGTAGAGATTTTCCTAAAAGTGATATGCATCAACATACAGAATTCCCTTCCTCATGGCATCGGGAGGAATTATCTATTGCCTTTTCGGACGATGATGGAAAAACATGGACAAAACCTGTCGTTATAGCCCGTCAACCCGGCGGACAATTAAGTTATCCTTATATTTTTGAACGCAGACCTGGCGAACTGTGGATAATTCCCGGATTTGCATTTCAGAAAATGTGGGATGACCCCCTTCCTCTGCGAATGAAGATTTCTATAGATACTTTTCTCAACTCCACAAAACAGTAG
- a CDS encoding Na(+)-translocating NADH-quinone reductase subunit A — protein sequence MSKYTIKKGLDLPITGSPEPVVDANKTVKRVAILAHDYIGMRPSFKVAVGDKVKRGQILFENKKLPGVVHTSFAKGEVKAIHRGERRALQSVVIEIEESDISGRPSANEQVSFENYKGKPIANLSDDEIRGLLVESGMWLSFRTRPFGKNPAIDSIPHSIFVTAMDSNPLAPNLQLCVKDREEDISVGLEVLKRLTGGKVFFCQSPGSDFGVKGDGKIQVEEFEGPHPSGLPGTHIHFLDPVDRNKTVWYVGLQDLVSIGFLFKTGLLDLQRIITLAGPGCKKPRYIKTRLGASIDELVTNELNAGEQRVISGSIWSGNIAKGEIFGYLGRYHQQISVLAEGREREFLGWLAPGKNKFSVLNLFASSWFGSKNKKFDFTTAMHGGHRAIIPIGVYEKVMPLDIIPTFLLRSLAMDDIERAEQLGCLELEEEDLALCSFVCPGKNDFGPMLRRNLELIEKEG from the coding sequence ATGAGCAAATACACAATTAAAAAAGGCTTAGACCTTCCTATCACAGGCTCACCGGAACCCGTCGTTGATGCGAACAAAACCGTTAAAAGGGTCGCTATACTTGCACATGATTATATAGGTATGCGTCCCTCTTTTAAGGTTGCCGTGGGCGACAAAGTAAAACGCGGTCAAATTTTATTTGAAAACAAAAAATTACCGGGAGTTGTTCATACCAGTTTCGCAAAAGGAGAAGTCAAGGCAATTCACCGGGGTGAACGAAGGGCGTTGCAAAGTGTTGTAATTGAAATTGAAGAAAGCGATATTTCTGGAAGACCGTCTGCAAATGAACAGGTCTCATTTGAAAATTACAAAGGCAAACCGATTGCTAATTTATCCGATGATGAAATCCGCGGTTTACTTGTAGAATCCGGGATGTGGTTATCGTTTCGGACACGCCCATTTGGGAAAAATCCGGCGATTGATAGTATTCCACATTCTATTTTCGTTACTGCCATGGATAGCAATCCATTAGCACCAAATTTACAATTATGCGTAAAAGACCGAGAAGAAGATATATCTGTAGGTTTGGAAGTGCTTAAACGTTTAACAGGTGGAAAAGTATTTTTCTGCCAATCACCGGGTTCTGATTTTGGAGTAAAAGGTGATGGAAAAATCCAGGTGGAAGAGTTTGAAGGTCCGCATCCCAGTGGCTTGCCTGGAACACATATCCATTTCCTTGACCCGGTAGACCGCAACAAAACAGTATGGTATGTTGGATTGCAGGATTTAGTTTCCATAGGTTTCTTGTTTAAAACGGGACTTCTGGATTTACAGCGTATCATTACTCTTGCGGGTCCCGGATGTAAAAAACCAAGATATATAAAAACCCGTTTAGGAGCCAGTATAGATGAATTGGTTACAAACGAACTTAATGCGGGTGAACAACGGGTTATTTCCGGTTCTATATGGTCAGGGAATATAGCCAAAGGCGAAATATTTGGTTATTTAGGTCGTTATCATCAGCAAATTTCCGTCCTTGCAGAAGGTAGAGAACGGGAATTTTTAGGCTGGTTAGCACCGGGCAAAAATAAATTTTCGGTATTAAACCTTTTCGCTTCTTCATGGTTCGGCAGTAAAAATAAAAAATTTGATTTTACAACGGCAATGCACGGTGGACATCGAGCAATCATCCCCATTGGCGTGTATGAAAAAGTAATGCCTTTAGATATCATTCCAACCTTTTTACTTCGTTCCCTTGCAATGGACGATATAGAGCGAGCGGAACAATTGGGATGTCTTGAACTTGAAGAAGAAGACCTTGCCCTTTGCAGTTTTGTATGTCCCGGAAAAAATGATTTTGGTCCTATGTTGAGAAGAAATTTAGAGTTGATTGAGAAGGAAGGATAA
- a CDS encoding Na(+)-translocating NADH-quinone reductase subunit C codes for MQREGNLYTVIFTTVLCGICSILVASAAVGLKERQQINQILDRQHKILLVSGLVNPSEKLSREGIQSKFKENIETRLVNFDTGDYATEISPDSFDPKRALKDPNLSKKAPPNSAGLIDMPKYGFVYMVKRQGQIDEVVLPIQGRGLWSMLYGYLALDKDLNTVRGIIFYEHGETPGLGGEIENPKWCQLWVGRKAYDSAGEVKLSVIKGQAGSPDSDPHHVDGLSGATMTSRGVTNLVQFWLSDSGYGKYIKNKKQQGSL; via the coding sequence ATGCAGCGTGAAGGAAATCTTTATACAGTTATTTTTACGACTGTCCTTTGTGGGATATGCTCCATCCTTGTAGCAAGTGCGGCAGTCGGATTAAAAGAACGGCAACAAATCAATCAGATTCTGGACCGACAACATAAAATATTACTCGTGTCCGGTCTGGTAAATCCTTCGGAAAAATTATCCCGTGAAGGGATACAAAGTAAATTTAAAGAGAATATCGAAACAAGGCTTGTAAACTTTGATACGGGTGATTATGCCACAGAGATTTCTCCGGATTCTTTCGACCCGAAACGAGCTCTGAAAGACCCGAACCTGAGCAAAAAAGCACCCCCGAATTCTGCTGGTTTGATTGATATGCCAAAGTATGGATTTGTTTATATGGTAAAACGGCAAGGACAAATAGATGAAGTTGTATTACCTATTCAGGGACGGGGCTTATGGTCTATGCTATATGGTTATTTAGCCCTGGATAAAGATTTAAATACGGTTCGTGGAATTATTTTTTACGAACATGGAGAAACACCGGGTTTAGGTGGCGAAATTGAAAATCCTAAATGGTGTCAATTATGGGTAGGTCGTAAGGCTTATGATTCCGCTGGAGAAGTCAAATTATCTGTTATTAAAGGACAGGCAGGCTCTCCCGATTCTGACCCGCACCATGTAGATGGTTTATCCGGTGCTACTATGACCAGTCGTGGCGTTACAAACTTAGTCCAGTTCTGGCTAAGTGATAGTGGATATGGAAAATATATCAAGAACAAGAAACAACAAGGGAGTTTATAA
- the nqrE gene encoding NADH:ubiquinone reductase (Na(+)-transporting) subunit E encodes MFEHYAGLFIKSAFIENMALAFFLGMCSFMAVSRKVETAMGLGTAVIFVLVLAVVTSNLIFNYLLREGAMAWIHPSLANVDLGFLSFLAYIGSIAALVQLVEMFLDRFVPSLYSALGIFLPLIAVNCAILGAALFMEQRDYAFGDALVFSIGSGIGWALAIIGMASIREKLRYSNVPPGLRGLGLAFILTGLMALGFLAFSGIQL; translated from the coding sequence ATGTTTGAGCATTACGCAGGTCTATTTATAAAAAGTGCTTTCATCGAAAATATGGCACTGGCTTTCTTTTTAGGTATGTGTTCCTTCATGGCGGTATCACGAAAAGTAGAAACAGCCATGGGTTTGGGAACTGCCGTGATATTTGTTCTTGTGCTTGCAGTTGTTACCAGCAACCTCATTTTTAATTACTTACTTCGGGAAGGGGCTATGGCATGGATACATCCCAGCCTTGCCAATGTAGACCTTGGCTTTTTAAGCTTCCTTGCATATATTGGTTCCATTGCGGCATTGGTGCAACTGGTAGAGATGTTTTTAGACCGTTTCGTTCCTTCTCTATACTCTGCTTTGGGGATATTCTTGCCATTAATTGCGGTAAATTGTGCCATATTAGGTGCGGCTCTCTTTATGGAACAGAGAGATTACGCTTTTGGTGATGCTCTCGTGTTTTCAATTGGTTCCGGTATCGGATGGGCATTGGCAATTATTGGTATGGCTTCCATACGCGAAAAATTAAGGTATAGCAATGTTCCCCCTGGATTAAGAGGTTTGGGACTTGCTTTTATTCTAACCGGTTTGATGGCTCTGGGTTTCTTAGCATTCTCAGGGATTCAATTATAA
- a CDS encoding NADH:ubiquinone reductase (Na(+)-transporting) subunit B, producing MKWLRNILDHQGKMFEPGGKLAWLYPLWEANDTFLYTPGTVTKGAPHVRDAIDLKRLMITVVVALIPCVIMALYNTGLQAFLGIESMGLSPEQVPGWRAAIFRALGLGFNPGNIISCILYGALYFFPVYIVTLACGGICEVIFAIVRKHEISEGFLVTSLLFPLILPPQIPLWQVAIGIIFGVVIGKEIFGGVGMNILNPALTARAFLYFAYPAQISGDKVWVAVDGYSGATSLAIMKEKGVEALQSAGVFSINLHDGVTSWLESLIGLEPGSMGETSVIACLIGALILIYTGVGSWRTIAGVFLGSGIMALLLSFYHSPTNPAFQAGPLWHWVIGGLAFGGVFMATDPVSSPFTDTGRWIYGLFIGSFVVLLRTVNPAYPEVTMLVILFANIFAPLTDYFVMQSNIKRRLTRHAA from the coding sequence ATGAAATGGCTTCGAAATATTTTAGACCACCAGGGAAAAATGTTTGAACCCGGAGGAAAATTAGCATGGCTTTATCCTCTGTGGGAAGCGAATGACACCTTTCTTTATACGCCAGGAACAGTAACGAAAGGTGCCCCTCATGTTCGGGATGCTATTGATTTGAAACGACTTATGATAACTGTCGTAGTTGCTTTAATCCCGTGTGTAATTATGGCTCTCTACAATACAGGACTGCAGGCGTTTTTAGGTATTGAAAGTATGGGTCTATCCCCAGAACAGGTACCGGGTTGGCGTGCGGCTATATTTCGTGCGTTAGGTTTAGGTTTTAATCCAGGTAATATAATTTCCTGCATTCTTTATGGAGCACTATACTTCTTCCCGGTTTATATCGTTACATTAGCCTGTGGCGGTATTTGCGAGGTTATTTTTGCAATTGTTCGCAAACACGAAATTAGCGAAGGATTTCTGGTAACCAGTCTTTTATTTCCATTGATACTACCCCCACAGATACCGTTATGGCAGGTAGCCATCGGTATTATTTTCGGTGTTGTGATAGGGAAAGAAATCTTCGGAGGTGTTGGAATGAACATATTGAACCCAGCACTTACCGCACGTGCCTTTTTATATTTTGCCTACCCAGCACAGATTAGCGGTGATAAGGTTTGGGTTGCGGTTGATGGATATAGTGGCGCAACCAGTCTTGCCATCATGAAGGAGAAAGGAGTTGAAGCACTCCAAAGTGCAGGCGTGTTTTCAATCAACCTGCATGATGGTGTTACCAGTTGGTTAGAATCTCTCATAGGTTTAGAACCGGGCTCTATGGGAGAAACATCCGTGATTGCATGCTTGATAGGTGCTTTGATTTTAATTTATACAGGTGTTGGTTCATGGCGAACGATTGCTGGTGTCTTTTTAGGTTCGGGGATTATGGCACTTTTATTAAGTTTTTACCATTCACCCACAAATCCTGCCTTTCAGGCTGGACCTCTATGGCATTGGGTTATCGGAGGATTAGCCTTTGGTGGTGTATTTATGGCTACGGACCCTGTTTCCTCTCCATTTACAGATACGGGTCGCTGGATTTACGGCTTATTTATAGGTTCTTTTGTAGTTCTATTAAGAACAGTGAACCCTGCATATCCGGAAGTAACCATGTTGGTTATTTTGTTTGCCAACATTTTTGCTCCATTAACAGATTACTTTGTAATGCAATCGAACATTAAAAGGAGATTGACGCGCCATGCAGCGTGA
- a CDS encoding glucose 1-dehydrogenase — MRLKDKVAIITGAGLGMGRAASVLFAREGARVLIFDMNEKAARETESIIKTEGGKCAIFVGDVSKEADVKAGVEEAVKQFGKLNILYANAGVLWKDRDKSVIETTEENWDIVQAINLKGAFFLTKHGIPYLQKAGGGSIILVGSISALVGFTLAQDSYTCAKGALISLAKSLAVQFGPDNIRCNIIHPGMVDTPLQEPYLTPEKKKAIGDSLPLKRLGKPEDIAYTALFLASDESSWMTGAELIVDGGFIAT, encoded by the coding sequence ATGAGATTAAAGGATAAAGTAGCCATTATTACAGGTGCTGGTTTGGGTATGGGTCGTGCGGCTTCTGTTCTTTTCGCACGCGAAGGTGCCCGTGTATTGATATTTGATATGAATGAAAAAGCAGCGCGTGAAACGGAAAGTATTATAAAAACCGAAGGTGGCAAATGTGCCATCTTTGTCGGTGATGTAAGCAAAGAAGCCGATGTAAAAGCCGGCGTGGAAGAGGCTGTAAAGCAATTCGGTAAATTGAATATCTTATATGCTAATGCAGGTGTATTATGGAAAGACCGCGATAAGTCTGTTATCGAAACTACCGAGGAAAATTGGGACATTGTGCAGGCGATAAATTTAAAAGGTGCTTTTTTCCTGACAAAACATGGCATTCCATATTTACAGAAAGCAGGTGGTGGTTCCATCATACTTGTAGGTTCTATCTCTGCCTTGGTTGGATTTACTTTAGCTCAGGATTCTTATACCTGTGCCAAAGGAGCATTAATTTCATTAGCAAAATCATTAGCTGTGCAATTCGGTCCTGATAATATTCGTTGCAATATTATTCATCCGGGCATGGTAGATACACCCTTACAAGAACCGTATTTAACACCCGAGAAGAAAAAAGCCATTGGGGATAGTTTACCTTTGAAACGATTAGGAAAACCTGAAGATATTGCGTATACGGCATTATTCCTTGCCTCTGACGAATCCAGCTGGATGACAGGTGCAGAACTAATAGTAGACGGTGGATTTATAGCAACATAA
- a CDS encoding metallophosphoesterase: MQRLKFIFLLSFTIFFILTIFARAEEVSFVVVSDLHIAEKEGVKHFIAFVKQLDELKPKPDFVVITGDIHAKEFEKVFNELKPTIPFHIAFGNHEKREDRKILAKMFPEDFKEKDFYSFVYKQVKCIVLCDASDTGDHVGHFESEGIKGQEQQNWFEQELNIDRKQFPFIFVFAHIPPNLEGKAGNMYLSSNDQKALKEIFKKYKPNAMFCGHLHKKENCIIEETPVFILPSLNWNFENFSPEFYHVKTEGKTYHVDVIKLNIPEEK; the protein is encoded by the coding sequence ATGCAACGGTTAAAATTTATTTTTTTGTTATCTTTCACAATATTTTTTATTCTAACAATATTTGCAAGAGCGGAAGAAGTTTCGTTCGTCGTTGTATCGGATTTGCATATAGCAGAAAAGGAAGGCGTAAAGCATTTTATAGCATTTGTTAAACAGTTAGATGAATTAAAGCCTAAACCTGATTTTGTGGTCATTACAGGAGATATTCATGCAAAAGAGTTCGAAAAAGTTTTCAATGAATTAAAACCAACAATACCTTTTCACATCGCTTTTGGAAATCATGAAAAGAGAGAAGATAGAAAAATATTAGCAAAAATGTTCCCGGAAGATTTTAAGGAAAAGGATTTTTATTCTTTTGTTTATAAACAAGTGAAATGTATTGTCCTTTGCGATGCATCTGATACAGGTGACCATGTCGGTCATTTTGAATCTGAAGGGATTAAAGGACAGGAACAACAAAATTGGTTCGAACAGGAATTAAATATAGATAGAAAACAATTTCCCTTCATTTTCGTGTTTGCGCATATTCCACCTAATCTTGAAGGGAAAGCAGGAAATATGTATCTCTCTTCTAACGACCAAAAAGCACTGAAAGAGATATTTAAGAAATATAAACCCAATGCTATGTTTTGCGGACATCTACACAAAAAAGAAAATTGCATTATCGAAGAAACTCCCGTTTTTATACTTCCCTCACTGAATTGGAATTTTGAAAACTTTTCACCAGAGTTTTATCATGTAAAGACGGAAGGGAAAACCTATCATGTTGATGTTATTAAATTGAATATTCCTGAAGAAAAATGA
- a CDS encoding NADH:ubiquinone reductase (Na(+)-transporting) subunit D, translating into MSAILGKKERFVLTDPLLNNNPITLQILGICSALAVTTKLDKAIVMALSLTVVTAFSNLSISLIRNLIPTNVRIIIQLTIIASLVIIADQVLKAFVPTISKQLSVFVGLIITNCIVMGRAEAYAMQNPPWVSFLDGIGNGLGYSMILIILGFFRELFGSGKILGYTVLKTVNEGGWYYPNGLLLMAPGALFMIAMIIWLLRTWKPEQQEKE; encoded by the coding sequence ATGAGTGCTATCTTAGGTAAAAAAGAACGCTTTGTATTAACTGACCCGTTGTTAAATAATAATCCTATTACGCTTCAAATATTAGGTATTTGTTCTGCTTTGGCTGTTACTACAAAATTAGACAAAGCCATTGTAATGGCGCTTTCTCTCACGGTAGTAACGGCCTTCTCCAACTTATCTATCAGTCTGATACGGAACTTAATTCCTACAAATGTGCGTATTATTATCCAATTAACAATCATAGCATCATTAGTTATTATAGCAGACCAGGTTTTGAAAGCTTTTGTTCCTACAATTAGCAAACAATTGTCTGTATTTGTTGGGCTCATTATCACAAACTGTATTGTTATGGGTCGTGCCGAAGCGTATGCTATGCAGAATCCACCCTGGGTAAGTTTTCTGGATGGTATAGGGAACGGTTTGGGCTATAGTATGATATTAATCATATTAGGTTTCTTCCGAGAATTATTCGGCTCAGGAAAAATTTTGGGGTATACCGTATTAAAAACGGTTAACGAAGGAGGTTGGTATTACCCGAATGGCTTATTACTTATGGCTCCGGGAGCCTTATTTATGATAGCAATGATTATCTGGCTACTTCGGACATGGAAACCTGAACAGCAAGAGAAGGAGTAA